From one Deinococcus detaillensis genomic stretch:
- a CDS encoding response regulator transcription factor, translated as MERKPLVLVIEDEKDIARFIELELAAEGYATEVAFDGVTGLSKFREVNPDLVILDLMLPVLDGLEVARRVRKTSNTPIIILTAKDGIQDKVEGLDSGADDYLIKPFSIEELLARVRAHLRRVNPAVTGEVRVADLVMNLDGREIFRGGRRVELSAKEFELLELLARNPGKVFSRFEIEEKVWPEYTGGSNVVDVYIGYLRRKLEEGSERRLIHTVRGVGYVLREE; from the coding sequence ATGGAACGCAAGCCCTTGGTACTCGTCATTGAAGACGAAAAAGATATCGCCCGCTTTATTGAGCTGGAGTTGGCCGCCGAAGGCTACGCCACCGAGGTGGCCTTTGACGGCGTCACCGGCCTGTCCAAATTCCGCGAAGTCAACCCCGATCTGGTGATCCTCGATTTGATGCTGCCCGTCCTTGACGGCCTCGAAGTGGCCCGCCGCGTCCGCAAGACCAGCAACACCCCGATCATCATTTTGACGGCCAAAGACGGCATTCAGGACAAGGTGGAAGGACTGGACTCCGGCGCGGACGACTACTTGATCAAGCCGTTTTCGATTGAGGAGTTGCTGGCCCGTGTCCGCGCTCACCTGCGCCGCGTCAACCCTGCCGTGACCGGCGAAGTGCGGGTGGCCGATTTGGTGATGAACCTCGACGGGCGCGAGATCTTCAGGGGCGGGCGGCGCGTGGAGTTGTCGGCCAAGGAATTTGAATTGCTCGAACTTCTGGCCCGCAACCCCGGCAAGGTGTTTAGCCGCTTTGAAATTGAAGAAAAAGTCTGGCCCGAATACACTGGGGGCAGCAACGTGGTGGACGTGTACATCGGCTACCTGCGCCGCAAACTCGAAGAGGGCAGCGAGCGCCGCCTGATTCACACGGTGCGCGGCGTCGGCTACGTGCTGCGCGAGGAATAA
- a CDS encoding glutamate ligase domain-containing protein yields MSALPDFPTPQPDYDWLFSRTRSGQARGPERSRALLTQLGHPDQTFRSIRVIGTNGKGSTCAMLEAGLLGSGVSVGRFTSPHLIRFEERIRRGGQELDAQQTAEFIIWAKQHAPDAAFFDLTLGLACLAFARAKVDWAVMEAGVGGVSDGTQALSRVAAVVLTNVALDHTGALGPDIASIARDKAGAALSGVPLLTTASGEALAVTEQVAAERGAPLFTPHSHPELFALPRPPHLAGPHQLENASLAAATLRLLGYGGGVSAALEAKHPARLERFVVGGKTVLIDGAHNPHAAAALAAAVPGADVLLFGNLARRDTAATLAPLLSKAERYIFTAPGDLASDPAALARQYGGEAWPNPLTAFERALELTPSGGTLLVAGSLYLAAAVRQAAET; encoded by the coding sequence ATGTCTGCCCTCCCTGATTTTCCCACACCCCAGCCCGATTACGACTGGCTCTTCTCGCGCACCCGCAGCGGCCAAGCACGCGGGCCGGAGCGCTCCCGCGCCCTCCTTACGCAACTCGGCCACCCCGACCAGACTTTTCGCAGCATTCGCGTGATCGGCACCAACGGCAAGGGCAGCACCTGCGCCATGCTGGAAGCCGGGCTGCTGGGCAGCGGCGTGAGCGTGGGCCGCTTTACCAGCCCGCACCTGATACGCTTTGAAGAACGCATCCGCAGAGGTGGACAAGAGCTGGACGCGCAACAGACCGCCGAGTTTATCATATGGGCAAAGCAGCACGCTCCCGACGCGGCTTTTTTTGATTTGACTCTGGGCCTCGCCTGCCTCGCTTTTGCCCGTGCCAAAGTGGACTGGGCAGTGATGGAAGCGGGCGTGGGCGGCGTTTCGGACGGCACGCAGGCGCTGAGCAGGGTAGCGGCGGTGGTGCTGACAAATGTGGCGCTCGACCACACGGGAGCGCTGGGGCCGGACATCGCCAGCATCGCCCGCGACAAAGCCGGAGCGGCCCTGAGCGGCGTGCCGCTGCTGACCACGGCAAGCGGCGAGGCGCTGGCCGTCACCGAGCAAGTGGCGGCCGAGCGGGGCGCTCCCCTGTTTACGCCGCACAGCCACCCCGAACTGTTTGCTTTGCCGCGCCCGCCGCACTTAGCAGGGCCGCATCAACTTGAAAATGCCAGCCTCGCCGCCGCGACCTTGCGCCTGCTCGGGTACGGCGGGGGAGTGAGCGCCGCGCTGGAAGCCAAGCATCCGGCCCGCTTGGAGCGCTTTGTGGTAGGCGGCAAAACCGTGCTGATCGACGGCGCTCACAACCCGCACGCCGCCGCCGCCCTAGCAGCCGCCGTGCCGGGGGCCGACGTGCTGCTGTTCGGCAACTTGGCCCGCCGCGACACCGCCGCCACCCTCGCGCCGCTGCTGAGTAAAGCCGAGCGGTACATCTTTACCGCCCCCGGCGACCTGGCCAGCGATCCGGCGGCGCTGGCGCGGCAATACGGCGGCGAAGCGTGGCCCAATCCGCTCACCGCTTTCGAGCGGGCGCTGGAACTCACCCCCAGCGGCGGCACCTTGTTGGTGGCGGGCAGTTTGTATTTGGCCGCAGCAGTGCGGCAGGCAGCGGAAACCTGA